In a genomic window of Nostoc sp. UHCC 0870:
- a CDS encoding tetratricopeptide repeat protein yields MYKRISLIVGILLLGSGAVSIPSVAQAQTLVAQANRAELKEMLEEGKRLVDAGDYNGAIAIYQRAAGLDNRNARIHSGIGYLYAQQGNLQAALASYRRAIAIDPNNSDFLYAVGFIKGNMGDTKGAREAYRRAIQLNRGNLNAYIGLGITQSRMGDYTAANWAFEEAIKLDRNNAQTYEFMAAMYKQRRQTKQASNLLQKARDLYRRRNDSDGVARVEEMLQQLGG; encoded by the coding sequence GTGTACAAACGCATATCACTTATAGTTGGGATTTTGTTATTGGGATCTGGTGCTGTGAGTATTCCCTCTGTGGCTCAGGCTCAGACCTTGGTAGCGCAAGCGAATAGAGCAGAATTAAAGGAAATGTTGGAGGAAGGCAAGCGGCTAGTAGACGCAGGTGATTATAATGGGGCGATCGCAATTTATCAAAGAGCAGCAGGACTAGACAATCGCAATGCTAGAATCCATTCTGGGATTGGCTACCTCTATGCTCAACAAGGAAATTTACAGGCAGCACTAGCATCATACCGTCGAGCGATCGCCATTGACCCCAACAATAGTGATTTTCTCTATGCTGTGGGTTTTATCAAAGGTAATATGGGCGATACTAAGGGTGCAAGAGAAGCTTATCGCCGCGCCATACAACTCAACAGAGGTAATCTTAACGCCTATATAGGATTAGGAATCACCCAATCACGGATGGGAGACTACACAGCAGCTAACTGGGCATTTGAGGAAGCTATTAAGCTGGATAGGAACAATGCTCAAACCTACGAATTTATGGCTGCAATGTATAAACAACGCCGCCAAACCAAACAAGCCAGCAACTTATTGCAAAAAGCGCGTGACTTGTATCGGCGACGCAATGACTCTGATGGGGTAGCTAGAGTAGAAGAAATGTTGCAGCAGTTAGGAGGGTGA
- a CDS encoding YbjQ family protein — translation MILTTTDVIQGGVIEAYLGIVTAEVVYGSNFLRDFLASIRDVIGGRTGSYERLFEQGQKKAIEELEQRALRLGANAVIGIEIDTGTINVDQSGVLLLITATGTAVKLR, via the coding sequence ATGATTTTGACTACAACAGATGTGATTCAAGGCGGGGTAATTGAAGCCTATTTAGGTATTGTGACGGCGGAAGTTGTCTATGGTAGTAATTTCCTCCGGGATTTTTTGGCTAGCATTCGGGATGTAATTGGTGGACGTACAGGTAGCTACGAACGTCTATTTGAACAAGGACAAAAGAAAGCCATAGAAGAGTTAGAACAACGAGCATTGCGTTTAGGTGCTAATGCTGTTATCGGTATTGAAATTGACACTGGTACTATTAATGTTGATCAGTCAGGGGTTTTGTTGCTGATTACGGCTACAGGTACGGCGGTGAAATTGCGTTAG
- a CDS encoding DUF4231 domain-containing protein — protein MAKKDSYQDYLKKDFNQLFDSLNLGEVQNHFLRSRWLDQLIWMEGKANQARDRYYFLRLTTIMGGVILPALISFNTGNVKAKEVIFWSTFGISQVVAMSAAIEEFFHYGERWRHYRRTSESLKTQAWQFSQLTGVYRNYTNHDEAFNVFAGQVEDIIQRDVEVYSTQVVQDQKGEGKKPEKGE, from the coding sequence ATGGCAAAAAAAGATAGTTATCAAGATTATTTAAAAAAAGATTTTAATCAGTTATTTGATAGTTTAAATCTAGGGGAAGTACAAAACCATTTTTTGCGATCGCGCTGGTTAGATCAATTAATCTGGATGGAAGGTAAAGCTAATCAAGCTCGCGATCGCTATTATTTTTTAAGGCTGACAACTATCATGGGCGGGGTGATTCTCCCAGCTTTGATTAGTTTCAATACTGGTAATGTCAAAGCTAAAGAGGTTATATTCTGGTCAACTTTTGGTATCAGTCAAGTAGTAGCTATGAGTGCCGCTATTGAAGAGTTTTTTCACTATGGAGAACGGTGGCGACACTATCGCCGGACTTCTGAATCTCTCAAAACTCAAGCTTGGCAATTTTCGCAATTAACAGGGGTTTATCGTAACTATACCAATCATGATGAGGCTTTTAATGTCTTTGCGGGTCAAGTAGAAGATATTATTCAGCGCGATGTGGAGGTTTATTCTACTCAAGTTGTCCAGGATCAGAAAGGTGAGGGGAAAAAGCCAGAAAAAGGGGAATAA